In the genome of Cronobacter malonaticus LMG 23826, one region contains:
- a CDS encoding nucleotidyltransferase family protein — protein sequence MPEAQPVIIILAAGKGERFRAGGGTTHKLEALLAGKPVLQHVLAAAQASGLPWHLVRPEDGTDGMGESIALGVKATPDAAGWLMLPGDLPLITAASLQRVAQALNEKPVVVPHYQQRHGHPVGFRREYFDSLARLTGDEGAKAVVQAARARADVLTLALSDAGIVQDIDVPADLAAAEHDKK from the coding sequence ATGCCCGAAGCACAGCCGGTCATCATTATTCTCGCCGCCGGAAAGGGCGAGCGCTTTCGCGCAGGCGGCGGAACCACGCACAAGCTGGAGGCGCTGCTGGCGGGCAAACCGGTGCTGCAACACGTGCTGGCGGCGGCGCAAGCTTCTGGCCTGCCGTGGCATCTGGTCAGGCCGGAAGATGGCACTGACGGCATGGGCGAGTCCATCGCGCTCGGTGTGAAAGCCACGCCAGACGCCGCAGGCTGGCTCATGCTGCCGGGCGATTTGCCGCTCATAACGGCCGCGTCGCTGCAACGGGTGGCGCAGGCGCTGAATGAAAAGCCCGTGGTGGTGCCGCACTACCAGCAGCGTCATGGTCACCCGGTCGGCTTCCGGCGGGAGTATTTTGATTCTCTTGCCCGGCTGACCGGCGATGAGGGCGCAAAAGCGGTTGTGCAGGCGGCAAGGGCGCGCGCAGACGTATTAACGCTTGCGTTAAGCGACGCGGGCATCGTGCAGGACATTGACGTGCCGGCGGATTTAGCGGCGGCTGAACACGATAAAAAATAA